AGCCATCACAGGCGAGGCCATTGGAGCGAGCAACCAGGCCGAGCACCAACCGGGCCGCGCCTTGACCTGGCGCATATCGACCCGTAGCGCCTTTGCTCGGCAGGCGCAGCAGGACTCGAACCTGCGATGTCGGAATCAAATCCGATGCCTTGACCAGCTTGGCTGCTGGCCCGTGAATGGCGCTCCCTGCGGGAGTCGAACCCGTTTCCTCACCTTGAAAGGGCGATATCCTGATCGGTAGACAAAGGGAGCATACGTTGGATCATACAATGCCGCGCCGATGGATCGAAGAAGCCCGCATGGGCCTTTTCAGGCCCAGTACGTGTATATTTGAATGCGCTGACCGCTGGCTTCACTAGAAGATGCTTAAAATAGTCGTCCGTACCTTAATAGCGGTGACTTGCCACTGAACTTTCATCCAGCAGCGTCGCGATGGTTTTGATCTGAGGCCGGCAAACCGCACCATCTTTGGCTAGAGTTTTCGCTGCCAAATCCCCTCGGCGGGGAGGAAAAGACGATGATGGCCGCGAAGTTCTCGGACGCGCAAAACGCGTTCATCCTGAAGCCGTGAAACCAAGATGTTCCTGTTGCGGAGATCTGCCGCAAGGTCGAGATCAGCCAGGCTGACCTACTTCAATTGGAAGGAGAAGTATGGCTGACTGCTGCCGAGGCAGATGCTGCGCTTGAGATATCTTGAGCAGGATAACGGCAAGCCTCTTCTCGCGGTTCTCAACGGCGCTGGCGCCGCGGGTCACCTTCCGCGGGCCGCCATCGTGGGGGTGCTGGAACGGGCCTGTAAGGAGGTGAGCTTCCCGGCGACGATCCGCGTCGATCAAGGCAGCGAGTTCGCGTCGCGCGATCTTCTATGGGCCTACCGGCGCGGCCACTGGACTTCTCACGGCCCGGCAAGCCGACCGACAATGCCCTCATCGAATCCTTCAACGGTAAATCCCAGATTCGCTTCAGTACACTTACCTTGTCACCCACTCGCAACAAGGGACGCGCTCTCTAAGAGCTCCACGAGCGCTTGAGCGTCGGATGCAGAGATCGTTGGAGATAGGTAAACGACAGGCTGCCTGGCGCGGATGTGGCGAGCAAGCAAGCCTCCTTCATTTCCATACACGACCACGCCGCGTGCACCTGTTAATTCGAGGTACTCCGCTAAATCAATTGCGATACAGATCTCATCTGGGGTTCGGCCGGTCGTAAGGGTGGCCGTGCCGTGCCAAGGGGTGCGCTTCCTCGTTGGACTCACGTGAATGGTAAAATGACCAGAAGATTCCGGTTTTTGGTGGATTGACATACGCAGTGCATTCGGAAACACCGCGGCGACATCATCGAAGCCTACCGGATTTTTCGAACCTGTATTGGCCTCATATGCCGAGCAATATAAAATGGCTCCCCGCAAAGATTCCTCAATTAACTGCCGACGCAATCGCTCAAGCTTCTCATCATCCTGAGGCAAGTATATTGTCTGCATGGCTTCGACGTAGAGCCGCTTCTCGTCCAGCCCGGTTTGGCGCGCAGCATCAGATATACAAGAATGTTCGAGAGAAAATAAAATTGGCTCGAAGAGAGGCCTTAACACTCCCTCCGGATCAATCTCGGATAGTTCCTTGTGCATTTCATCGCGTCCGCGCGCCGACCATATAGCAGGTAGAATTCGCTCTACATCAGATAGGAAAGCAGCTTTGCGTTTGGCGTAGTAGCGCATGGCCTCTTTGTGACCAGATGTGTCTTGCACGCTTTTCTTAATTTCCGCGTAGTCAACAAGACGGAAGAATCGTTGATCAACGGAGAATGCCTCTAACGCATCAGATAGGACTGCGCGATATGCAGCGATTTGTTCCAACGAAACTGTGTCGAAGCACGGATAGCGCCCGGCATCACGACATGCAAGAATTCGCACCGGTATTACAGGAGCGTCTTTGAACGAGAACCAACTGCGTATTGGAATGGACGATACCGCAAGCTCGACGAGCAGACGAACAAAAGTGGGTTCATGGTTTACCTGAAGGCCCGGAGGATTCGCTGCGGCCTTCCGAAGCAGCTTTCGAGTCGCGGCGCATTCTTTAGGGTTTTTAATAAGCTTCTCACATTCCTGGATGGCTGCTTTAAGGAGATGCTTTATGCCGCACGTCTCGTCTGCCGCAGTGGATTGAGCGCATTCGCGGGCGCCGTCTCCTACCCGCTTGGCAACATCTTCGATCAGCTTGGCCATCTTCATCTGCGCGACGTGGCACGCACGTGACAAGCTGTAGAGCAATATCAGAGTATAAAACTCTCCCATGTCGGGAAGTGTTCCACGGTTCTTCAACGGCGTCGACGTGCGAAATGGGAGAAGCAAAATTGCGAACTCTACCTCACCATTTTGTTTAATTGCATGAGAGATTTGGCAGCATCGCTCGTATCGGCCCGCCTCGCTGATAAAACCTTTTCGAATCGACTTTTCGGTCACCACTTCAGAAATCAGCGCCGCGGGACCAATCTCGCCCAAGCGCTCATTCCGCAGGACGCGATTCACTGCCTTTGACGAAAGATTGGTTACCAGCTGGTCTCCGGCACGCTGCAATGACCTTATCATTGTGCGCTCGAACACCTTGGCATCGATCTTCACAGATTCAGCATTAGAGTCTTCGCTACCGCCGAGGGCTTCAATTCGCGTCAAACGCTCAAACGTGCCGCCGAGCGCATCAGTATTGTATTCGATTTTCCGGAACATCCTGGGATCTGTACCTAACAACCGAGTGAACCGCTCCGGGTTTGCCGGAGGCAATTTGGTTTAAGTCATGCAGCCATGCGTCCACATTGGCCGCTTTGGGGAAGACCATCGCCGGCCTTTGTCTCCAGTGACCGGCCCCCGAGTGCTTCCTCCAGGTGAAGTTTGAGTCCAGCCTGAGCTGCAGCGAGACCGAAGCTTCGACCGCTTAAAACTAGATTATTGCGTCTCGCACCACGTTGGCGGGCTGGTTGCGACGACGTGGCTCTGCAGCAAATCGGCGGTCAGTTGCCGATCGCTCCATGGGGCCGCTCTTCGTTGTACAACAAGGTTCAAGAAACCGGGTCGCCGACGCGGTCGCCCGCTCGCGCTTCCCATAAAACGTGGCGCGCGGATTTCCCGCACCGGCTCAGACGTCGGCCGCTCGTCTTGGCGGCCAGACCTGACGGCAGAACATACGAAGGAAGGCTATTTCCCTTGGGTCGGCCGTGATGAAACCAAATCCACTCACAAAGGCGCGTCCCTCATTGCTCGCAACTTTGATTTCAACATCCTCGGAGCTCGATCCCTGGCGCATGACGCTTGCCACTTGCGAACCGCCGAGCCTGACCGAGCATTATCGCCTGATCCCTGCGGCGCCGGGCGAGGTTGATCGTTTTCATGGCACCGGCAACAATGCGAGCTCCTATTGTCTTTTGACCGCACACAGACCCTGCATTGCCCAGCGGACCAACCCGACCAAGCAGGCGGTTGCGCGCAACTAACAAGCAGCGGAGCAAAAGCTGGGCCAAATCGCCTGATGCGTTAGCCCGCGCGCAACCAGCTGAACGCAGCAACCACGCGGCGGCCCTTCTGCGTGAAAACAGGCGCTGCCTGTTCGTCGCCCGCCAATGTTGTCGCAAACCCGCCATTGCACCGGAGCACAACGACTGCCCCGCCCGACAATTGCAGCGCGTTGCCTATTCATCTTTGCTGGTGATCGCCGCGATCGGTTCAACGTTTGAATGGGACAAGAGCCAGGCATTTTTGTTGCACTCATCGCCGTGAGCTTCGTCCTGGCATGCGTCAGCCAGATGTAGCGCGCTGGAACCCGGGCCCGGCCGCCTTGAGCGAGACGACGTGTAGAGCAAGCAAAATGCAACGCCCCCGACCTGACTGGACGAAATGTTCGGCCGGTGATCGGGCTTCAGACGGATCGTGGATGGCTAAGCAATTTACTCGGGAGAAGCCGGAGCCGGTCCTCGTTCCGGCAGACGAACGCTTGACCGGCCGCGCCGTGTGGGGAGCAACCATCGGCAATATTCTGGAATTCTACGACTTCGGCACATATAGCTTTTTCGCGATCCAGATCGGCCAGGCGTTCTTCCCGGCAAGCGACTCGTTCGCCAGCCTCATGTTGTCGCTTGCAACGTTCGGCGCGGGTTTTGTGACCAGACCGATCGGGGCCATCGTGCTCGGCTCGTACTCGGACCGGGCCGGCCGCCGGCCCGTGATGACGGTCAGCTTTGCCATGATGAGCGCGGCGATCCTAGTGTTGGCGCTCACGCCCTCGTACGGGACAATAGGAATTGCCGCTCCGTTACTGGCCATTTTTGCTCGTTTGGTGCAGGGCTTTGCGCTGGGCGGTGAAGTCGGTCCGACGACCGCCTATTTGATGGAAGCAGCCCCGGCCAAAGCCCGCGGTCTTGCTGTCTCGTTTCAGCCTGCCAGCCAACAGATAGCTGCCACGGCCGGAGCGTTGGTTGGAGAAATACTCTCCCTCACCATGACAAGTGAGGCACTGCATGCGTACGGGTGGCGGATCGCGCTTTTGCTCGGCGCCGGTATGCTGCCGTTCGGACTTTGGTTGCGGAGCGCCCTGCCCGAAACGTTACATCGCCCCGAAGCCCCGCCTCCCACCGTCCAGCCTGGAAGGAAATCGTCTGCCGCTCGCCGGCTCATGAGCTTGGGATTCGTCATTTTGGCCAGCTGCACGATTATCACCTACGTCACGGAATATATGACCACCTATGCGCTGAACACCCTGCAAGTGTCTGCGCCTCTCGCCTTTGCCACCACGCTTATCAGCAATGCGGTGGGAATTGTTGCTGCGCTGCTGGGCGGTTGGCTTACGGATCGATTCGGACGCAGGCACATCATGATATGGCCGCAGATCGCTGCGTTGCTGATGACCTACCCGGTGTTCTTGTGGATCGCAGAGAGCCGCAGTGCCGCCGCACTTCTCGGAGGGCTCGGCGCGCTCACGCTCATCGGAACGATTCCGTACAGCGCCTTCTATGTCAGCATGGTCGAAGGTTTGCCCAAGACTATTCGCGGCGGCGCCTTCGCGACGATCTACGCTATTGCGATCGCGATCTTCGGAGGCACAGCTCAACCTGTCGTCGCCTGGCTGATCCACCTGACCGGGAACGCGCTGGCGCCCGCCTGGTATATGCTTGTCGCCAGCGCATCCGGGCTGTTTGCCATGCTCATGATGCCCGAGACCGCACCGCCGAAAATTCTGAGCGCCGCGAATAAGCGAAGCCCGTCATAGCGCTGAACGATGTGATCAGGGGTCTCTTCCGGCTCATATTGCGCGCCCCGTCGCGTCGTCCGCGACGAGTGATCGTGTTGAGAGAAGGGGAACAGATGTCTTGGTGAAGCATTCATTCATTTTTACGGGAAATCAGGCGTTGAATCGCGTCTTAGTGTTGAGATTTTGGTTGGCTCTCAAGCTTTTCGTTTTGTGCTGACGGATGGTCGTCGGCACTTGGAAAAGCGATGGCAAGCCCCGCGATGGTTGCCGCATCACGGCGGTTTCTTGCCGTGCAGCGCCAGAAGCGCCCTTGCCGGGCAGAATAAGTCACCTGTGCCTGCCCATGTCGTTGATGTGATCGATGCTGCGACCGGCATTCGTCAGGCAAGGACGAAGCGGAACAATCAAGAAGCTCCTGCGCATATTTTGCTTCAACCCATCCATCCGGATGGCCAAAGCGCTGCTCCACGTGAGCTCGCAAGTTGAAGGCGTGGATCTGAACGCTCAGCCTGCCGCACTCACGGGCGTCGCTTGCCGCCTAGGCGCCCGACCTTCGCGGCAATCGACCGATTTACCTCGTGGCGCGAGACGTACTCCGTCTTCGTCTGGGCTTCGTTCTCATAGGGCGTTGGCCCCTCCGGACCCAGGTGCGGTTCAGTGCCGCTGGATCGGACTTGGGTGCAGGGCTGATGGTGCCCCAAGCGGCACTCTGCCACAAGACAGCCAGCTCACTACATCCCGAGGCGAGCGAACTGCATCGACGCGTGCTCCGTCTCGGAAAGAGGATATCCCGGGTTGCCGCTCGCGGCGTTCAACAAAGACCTACAGAATGCAGGCGTGAGCCTGCCACGGTGGACCACGACGTTTTCGTGCCCCATCTTAGCTCGCGCGTTCTGCCAGTCCCGATTGTAGCCGCGCTGTTCATGGGACTTCACATGGCAAGCGGCGAAGTCGGCATTGCCCAGCGTCGCCAACTGCCACGCGGGTACCGGTCGCTTGGTATGGATGTGCACCCACATCGGACTCGGCATCGTACCATTGCGCAACGCCTTGGGCTGCAGCTTGATCTCGAACAGCGTCCCCTCGCCATTCAACGCGCGCGGTTGATCCGGAGGCGCCAACTCCCCGGCCGCCTTTAATTGTTCAAGGTAATTCTGGGAAGGAAACGCGTAGCTCTTCATGCAATCGATCATGATTGCGGTCTTTCGCGCGTTCAAAGCGTTTGCCTGCCCCTGCACCTCCGACAACATCGCCTTCAGTCGTACTAATTTGCTATGCACTTCGCGCACTTGCACGGGCGTGAAGAGGCCGCTGCGACGGGGCTCCTCCAGCGCGAACACACAGGCCTCAATCTCAGCGGCCTGGCCTTGCAGGCGCTCAATGACGGTTCCCACGATGTGGTCAGCATCTTCGGGTTTCATCTGGCGGGCTTGCGAGACGGCCCTTTGCTGACGGGGCAGGTCGAACTCCAAGAGTTCGTCCAATCGAGCGAGCAGTCCGGTCAGTGCTTTCCTGGAGGGGGGAGCCTGCCACATCGCCAGCTGTGCAGTTGCCGACGATGACGCCCTCGCGTGTGCCTCCTCCGCGCTCGCGAGTTTCTTCGTGCCGAGATCCGAGAGCACGATAACCTTGGCAGTTGGAGCCGTGCCGGCGTCAGACCTGGCGAGCTGCGGCTCGGGCCGCCCCGTCGAACTCCCCTCGCCTGCGGCCGGCGCGCGCTTGCCTTTCCCCTTCTTGCGCGATGCACTCCCTTCAGCCACTACAGCCCCGGCTGGCGGTTCGACCACGGCTGGCCTCTCAGGCTGCACTGCCATGAGCCGCATGACTTCGTTCGCCGTGACCCACGCACCTTCAACGATGTGATCCAACAGCTCCCATGGCAGGTCGGCACTGGTTCCGACATCTCTTAGCCCGGCAACGATCCCGTGCAATCCTGAAGCGAACTCCGAAAGCCGCTCCATGACCCCTTCAAGGACGGCACGGTGCTCTGCATCGAGTGGCCGTCCTTCGCCTTTTAGGACAGGGCCGGACGCCGAGACGAATGCCGGAAAAACATCCCCAATGAACGTCCCGAGCAGACGTACCCGCCCGTCCTCACCCATGAGGGCGCCGCTCACCGCTGGCTCGAACGTGCTCGCCTGCGCCTCAATCAAGATCTGCGCAAGAGCGATTCGCGATTGCAGATACATGCACTTCGTATACAGCGCCCAGCCTGTATGCAGCCGTAGTCCAGCCTCTTCGGCCTGTCGCATTTCGGGCGAGGCACTTGGCAAGCCAGCGGCGGCTGCGCAGACGGACTGCATCCGCTCCGAGCGCAATGCCTTCTTTCCCCACCACTCCATGCAGTCGATATAGCGTTTCGACACACTGGCGACGATGCGGCTCAACTGATAGGACGGAGCGTCGCGCGTCTTCTCGAGCAGATCAGCCGCATTCTTCCTGGCCTTCTCCAAGTTGTCGATAATGCCTTTGGCCACGACGTTACATTGATTCCCGGCATCCAGCGTGTCATCGCGGAGCCGGCGAGCCTGATCGTCGGAAAGAATGCGACGCGCCAAATCTGGGGGCAGACTCGCGTAGTAGTTCAGAACTGCTGAGCCTGCGCTGACGACTTGATCGATCAGCTCTTGGGCTTCCGCCTCGTT
The DNA window shown above is from Bradyrhizobium sp. ISRA464 and carries:
- a CDS encoding L-tyrosine/L-tryptophan isonitrile synthase family protein, translated to MFRKIEYNTDALGGTFERLTRIEALGGSEDSNAESVKIDAKVFERTMIRSLQRAGDQLVTNLSSKAVNRVLRNERLGEIGPAALISEVVTEKSIRKGFISEAGRYERCCQISHAIKQNGEVEFAILLLPFRTSTPLKNRGTLPDMGEFYTLILLYSLSRACHVAQMKMAKLIEDVAKRVGDGARECAQSTAADETCGIKHLLKAAIQECEKLIKNPKECAATRKLLRKAAANPPGLQVNHEPTFVRLLVELAVSSIPIRSWFSFKDAPVIPVRILACRDAGRYPCFDTVSLEQIAAYRAVLSDALEAFSVDQRFFRLVDYAEIKKSVQDTSGHKEAMRYYAKRKAAFLSDVERILPAIWSARGRDEMHKELSEIDPEGVLRPLFEPILFSLEHSCISDAARQTGLDEKRLYVEAMQTIYLPQDDEKLERLRRQLIEESLRGAILYCSAYEANTGSKNPVGFDDVAAVFPNALRMSIHQKPESSGHFTIHVSPTRKRTPWHGTATLTTGRTPDEICIAIDLAEYLELTGARGVVVYGNEGGLLARHIRARQPVVYLSPTISASDAQALVELLESASLVASG
- a CDS encoding MFS transporter; amino-acid sequence: MAKQFTREKPEPVLVPADERLTGRAVWGATIGNILEFYDFGTYSFFAIQIGQAFFPASDSFASLMLSLATFGAGFVTRPIGAIVLGSYSDRAGRRPVMTVSFAMMSAAILVLALTPSYGTIGIAAPLLAIFARLVQGFALGGEVGPTTAYLMEAAPAKARGLAVSFQPASQQIAATAGALVGEILSLTMTSEALHAYGWRIALLLGAGMLPFGLWLRSALPETLHRPEAPPPTVQPGRKSSAARRLMSLGFVILASCTIITYVTEYMTTYALNTLQVSAPLAFATTLISNAVGIVAALLGGWLTDRFGRRHIMIWPQIAALLMTYPVFLWIAESRSAAALLGGLGALTLIGTIPYSAFYVSMVEGLPKTIRGGAFATIYAIAIAIFGGTAQPVVAWLIHLTGNALAPAWYMLVASASGLFAMLMMPETAPPKILSAANKRSPS